From the Streptococcus hyointestinalis genome, the window TCTTTGGGTGCTTTTCGTTTTTTGATATGCAAAGCCAGCTCATCAAACTGATCAATAGGCAGAAGCCTAAAATCATCTAAATTCCGTAAAAAGCGGTAATTCTCTTTCGTTATCATGCCTTTATCTTATCAAAAAAAAGCGCTTTTATCAAAAATCTATCCATTTTCTAGTCATAAAAAAAGCGCTTTTTTACTTTTTAGACGTTTTTTTGTTATACTAAAGAAAAAAGAGAAAATTCTATGAATAGAAAAGAATCCCGACAACAACTCATTCGACTTGTTATTAGTGAAAACACCATCCATACCCAACAAGAACTACAAGAAAAGCTCAGTGACAACGGCGTTCATGTGACGCAAGCCACACTTTCTCGTGACATGAAAGAGCTTAATCTGGTTAAAGTCAATAATAACGGCACTCCTCATTATGAGATTTTGAGCGTCTCCCAATCACACTGGGAAAACCGCTTGCGCCTCTACATGGAGGATGCCCTGGTCATGCTGCAAGTCGTTCAAAATCAAATCATCCTAAAAACCCTCCCTGGTCTTGCCCAGTCTTTTGGTTCTATCCTTGATTCTATTGAGATCGCAGAAATTGTAGGGACTGTTTGTGGGGATGATACTTGTCTCATCATCTGCGAAGATCATGAAAAAGCCAAAGCCTGCTTTGACATTCTTTCTCAGTATACCCCGCCCTTCTTTTTCAGTGATAAGAGTGAATAAAAAAGACTTCCACAAGGAAGTCCTTTTTGATTATTTTGCGATTGGGTAAACTGAAACTTGTTTTTTATCGCGTCCTTTACGTTCGAAACGAACAACACCTTCAACTTTAGCAAAAAGTGTGTCATCTCCACCACGACCAACGTTTACACCTGGGTAGATGTGTGTACCACGTTGACGGTAAAGGATAGAACCGCCTGTTACAGTTTGACCGTCTGCTGCTTTAGCACCAAGACGTTTGCTTTCAGAGTCACGTCCGTTAGATGTTGAACCTCCACCTTTTTTGTGGGCGAAGTATTGTAAGTTTGAAAGATTAAGTTTAATCATGAGTTTTTCCTTTCGTTGAACATTGTCGAATGACAGGTGTCGCCACATAGTCGCTTTCATTTTCAGCGAGATTTTCAAGTCCAATCACCACTGATTCAAAAAGCGTCTGCCACACCGTATCATCTGCTTTTGTCAGGTTATGTGGTTTTTGAATAACCAAATAACCACCATCGTCTACCATTTCCACCTGCGGCATCTTCTGTGTCATTGCTTCTACAGAGTTGGCAAAGTTAAGAGCTAACATAGATACCGAGGCACATATCACATCAAAGCCATACTCACCACTACCAGCATGTCCTGTGATAGTCATCTCAGACCAGCCAGAAGCATCCTTTGTAAATATTGCTTGAATCATTGTTATTAAGCGTTGATAGCGTTGATAACAACTTTTGTATAAGGTTGACGATGTCCTTGTTTACGGTGACTACCTTTTTTAGGTTTGTATTTGTAAGTAACAACTTTCTTTTGTTTGCCTTGTTTTTCAACAGTACCAACAACGCTAGCACCCTCAACGATTGGAGTACCAACTTTAGTTGTTTCACCACCAACAAGAACGACTTGGTCAAATGTAACCTCTGCTCCTGCTTCAACATCAAGTTTTTCAACGTAGATCGCTTGACCTACTTCAACTTTAACTTGTTTACCACCAGTTTTGATGATTGCGTATGTGCTCATGATGCACCTCCTATAAAAATTTTAGTGAAGACTCGCCTAGCACTGTGAGCCTTAGCTACTTAGATACAGTGGTCGTGCGGTTGCACAGGATGTGCATTAGTCAACTTCTCAAGTATACTATATTTTTCTAGCTTTGACAAGAGAAAATGTCTAAAAACACTTTGTTTGACAGCTTTCCAAAATTCTCAAAGTAAGTTCTAGTCTGTCTTAAAAACTGGAAATTAGACTGAGACAAAAAATAAGGTAGAACTTACTATGGGACAAGTTGGTAACTGACAATGAAAAACAAACACTTAACTCTCTCTGATCGCAACGATATTCAAATAGGAATCGAACAGCTAAAAACCTTCTCAGCTATCGCTACTAAGCTAGGAAAAGACCCGTCCACAATCTCAAAAGAAGTTCGCAGAAATCGAGTGGTTAAAGAAAATTCTGTGACATCCAATTGTGAGGCCTGCCCTCTACTCAAAAAGGCTCCTTACGTTTGTAATGCCTGTCCGAAAAAGAGAAGCAATTGTGGATACCAGAAACAGTTCTACTACGCAAAAAGAGCTCAGCTGGATTATGAAGCTAAGCTCTCAGATTCGAGAACAGGTGTTGCCCTAAACAAGGAAGAATTCTATCGCATGGACGAGATTGTCTCTTCTGCCATCAAAAAAGGACAACACCTCAACCACATCATCGCCTCAAATGAACTTTCGGCATCCAGAGCTTCTATCTACAGATACCTTGAAAAGGGCTATCTGTCCACAAAGCCTATTGATTTCCCCCGTGTCGTGAAATTCAGAAAGCGGAGAACCAGAAATCTCCAACCCATTCCTAAAACTGCTAGAGAAGGACGGTCTTACGAGGACTTCCAAGGCTTTCTTACTAAGAATGATATCAGCTACTGGCTGGAAATGGACACCGTTACTGGAAGGATTGGAGGAAAGGTACTTCTCACTTTTAACCTCTCCTACTGCAACTTTATTTTCGCTCGGTTACTGGATAATAAAACAGCTAATGAGGTCGCTAAACACCTCTACGCTATCAAGAATGACCTACACCAGAAAGAGATGAGCTTCTGCGAACTATTCCCTGTCATTCTGACCGATAATGGCGGTGAATTCGCTAGAGTAGACGATATCGAAATGGATGTTCGTGGAGAATCTAAACTCTTCTTCTGTGACCCAAATCGTTCTGACCAGAAGGGGAGAATTGAGAAAAATCACACGCTTATCAGAGATATTCTCCCTAAAGGAACTAGCTTCGATAACTTGACACAGGATGACATCAACCTAGTTTGTTCACATGTCAACAGCGTCAAACGAGCTTCTTTCAACGGAAAATCAGCCTATGAACTCTTTACCTTTACCTACGGTGAGGAAGTGGCAACACTTCTCGGTATCTCTAAAATTGACCCTGAAAACGTCATCCAATCACCTCGATTATTAGATAAATAATCGCTAGTTTTTATCAGAAAATAATTTCAAAATAGAAAGGAACTTGTCCCGTCCTAAATTCCAGATGACTAGAACTTACTTTGAGACGTCTCAGAGCCAGTAACTTTAGTGTACCCTTTTTTCAATATTTTCAGGCCTAAAACTCACTATTATCAGCATTTTTAGTCAAAAAAGAATTTAGTCTGAGACTAAATTCTGTTGATTTTATGCAGTTTTCTCAGAGTAACTTCTGGAAGGACGGGAACTAGAACTTACTTTGAGAATTTACCGTTTGACAGCTTTTAGCTTCTATCATACTATAAAAGCAAATCATTGTAAAAACAAGGAGAATAAGATGTTTACAGAAAATGCTACCCTAATGCTTTATGTCGAGAATGTCCAAGCAGAGTATG encodes:
- the argR gene encoding arginine repressor is translated as MNRKESRQQLIRLVISENTIHTQQELQEKLSDNGVHVTQATLSRDMKELNLVKVNNNGTPHYEILSVSQSHWENRLRLYMEDALVMLQVVQNQIILKTLPGLAQSFGSILDSIEIAEIVGTVCGDDTCLIICEDHEKAKACFDILSQYTPPFFFSDKSE
- a CDS encoding ribosomal-processing cysteine protease Prp encodes the protein MIQAIFTKDASGWSEMTITGHAGSGEYGFDVICASVSMLALNFANSVEAMTQKMPQVEMVDDGGYLVIQKPHNLTKADDTVWQTLFESVVIGLENLAENESDYVATPVIRQCSTKGKTHD
- the rpmA gene encoding 50S ribosomal protein L27, with protein sequence MIKLNLSNLQYFAHKKGGGSTSNGRDSESKRLGAKAADGQTVTGGSILYRQRGTHIYPGVNVGRGGDDTLFAKVEGVVRFERKGRDKKQVSVYPIAK
- a CDS encoding IS30 family transposase: MKNKHLTLSDRNDIQIGIEQLKTFSAIATKLGKDPSTISKEVRRNRVVKENSVTSNCEACPLLKKAPYVCNACPKKRSNCGYQKQFYYAKRAQLDYEAKLSDSRTGVALNKEEFYRMDEIVSSAIKKGQHLNHIIASNELSASRASIYRYLEKGYLSTKPIDFPRVVKFRKRRTRNLQPIPKTAREGRSYEDFQGFLTKNDISYWLEMDTVTGRIGGKVLLTFNLSYCNFIFARLLDNKTANEVAKHLYAIKNDLHQKEMSFCELFPVILTDNGGEFARVDDIEMDVRGESKLFFCDPNRSDQKGRIEKNHTLIRDILPKGTSFDNLTQDDINLVCSHVNSVKRASFNGKSAYELFTFTYGEEVATLLGISKIDPENVIQSPRLLDK
- the rplU gene encoding 50S ribosomal protein L21 — translated: MSTYAIIKTGGKQVKVEVGQAIYVEKLDVEAGAEVTFDQVVLVGGETTKVGTPIVEGASVVGTVEKQGKQKKVVTYKYKPKKGSHRKQGHRQPYTKVVINAINA